The DNA sequence TTTTGGATCTTTAAGTTTTTTGTTTACTCCTCTTTATAAAAGTTGATATCCTCTCATTCCATGTTGATATCTGGGATATAAAGTACCTGTTTCTCCCTCTGCAATGGATTGGCATGAATGCTATGCTTGTCTACGTTATGGCAGCTGAAGGCATCTTTGCAAGGTTCATCAACGGGTGGTATTACAAGGACCCCCATAATACGCTAGTACATTTACATACCTTCATTCTTTTCCTACAATTACCATGTTAGATAGATTATTATCTCACCGAAACTCATTCGATACGACTGCTCATGCAGTCATGCTTGCTATACATAGCTGACTATGATTACTCGCATTCTCTTTTCCATTGAAGTGGTTTTATAGCTTTACTTTTCAGCTAATACTGATATGAGTAATATTTTTGCTACTTGTGGCAGATATATTGGATCCAGAAGCACATTTTTGTTGGGATTTGGCATTCAAGGAGAGTAGGCATTCTACTCTATGTAATCTTCGCAGAGATCTTGTTTTGGGGCATTGTCGCTGACATTTTGCATTGGTTGGGCATATATTGGAAGCTTTAAATTCTACTTTTAGCACTTTGTATTCATTGTAGTGAATCTTGGACTCTTGAACTACTTGTTTATGCCTTTATTTCTTCTAAACTCTGTGAAGAACTGCAGTAGCTTaaacttttaatttttaatttttctctgagaataaataaatatatttatatttaatattttaagttaCTAATTAGAACCTAATTAACAGGTTAAAAAGATAGCTTTAAAGATGACACCATTAACTAAAATAATGCCATGTAACGTGGAGCATTGTAGATTTTACCACTAATTGTTATGATATGGTTGTGCTCTGCGTTTTAGGGGTCTTTACCGAGCTTATTCAGCAGATGCAAGTAAAAGGTGCGCAAGTATGGGTTTCTTTGATGCCTCTCTTTATGGTCCTTTTCATGCTAGGGATAATTTGTTgattgtccaatggtactgctAGATCTTAGCATATTATCATTTCTAGGAATTATGTTTGCTCTTGTTGTGAGATTGGAGTTTCCAGTGCTCTATCCTGGATATAGAACTTAGGGGACTATAAAACTGGCCTCTTTCTTATATGTTTGAAGTTTTGCACCAAGTTATTGCATGTCcacttggttttggttttgaaatttga is a window from the Rosa chinensis cultivar Old Blush chromosome 2, RchiOBHm-V2, whole genome shotgun sequence genome containing:
- the LOC112184240 gene encoding uncharacterized protein LOC112184240, whose translation is MPRLEVAWHLINSNCKLLIIGLALVVILLIILITKHPKNYLYPTCITSGAAALVFSAFYIMYLFLPLQWIGMNAMLVYVMAAEGIFARFINGWYYKDPHNTLIYWIQKHIFVGIWHSRRVGILLYVIFAEILFWGIVADILHWGLYRAYSADASKRCASMGFFDASLYGPFHARDNLLIVQWYC